From a region of the Oncorhynchus keta strain PuntledgeMale-10-30-2019 unplaced genomic scaffold, Oket_V2 Un_contig_3157_pilon_pilon, whole genome shotgun sequence genome:
- the LOC127923731 gene encoding zinc finger CCCH domain-containing protein 13-like isoform X1, which yields MTGGRRERHTEGTTGGRRERHTEGTTGKRRERHRRYDRRKEIERHRRYDRREERETHRRYDRREERDTQNVRQEKGERDTEGTTGGRRERQKVRQEEGERDTEGTTGGRRERQEVRQEEGEIDTEGTTGGRRERHRRYDRRKEREKEGTTGGRRERHRRYDRRKERDTQKVRQEEGERDTESMTGGRRDTQKVRQKEVERDTQKVRQEEGERHTQKVRQEEGERDTEGTTGGRRERHTEGTTGGRRERHTECTTGKRERDTEGTTGGRRERQKVRQEEGERDTEGTTGGRRERHTEGTTGGRRERQKVRQEEGERDRRYDRRKERETQKVRQEEGERDTEGTTGGRRERKKVQQEEGERDTEGTTGGRRETHRRYDRRKERGTQKVRQEEGDRETQKVRQEEGETHRRYDRRK from the exons atgacaggagggaggagagagagacacacagaaggtacgacaggagggaggagagagagacacacagaaggtACGAcaggaaaaaggagagagagacacagaaggtacgacaggaggaaggagatagagagacacaggaggtacgacaggagggaggagagagagacacacaggaggtacgacaggagggaggagagagacacacagaatgTACGAcaggaaaaaggagagagagacacagaaggtacgacaggaggaaggagagagagacagaaggtacgacaggaggaaggagagagagacacagaag gtacgacaggagggaggagagagagacaggaggtacgacaggaggaaggagagatagacacagaaggtacgacaggaggaaggagagagagacacagaag gtacgacaggaggaaggagagagagaaagaaggtacaacaggaggaaggagagagagacacagaaggtacgacaggaggaaggagagagacacacagaaggtacgacaggaggaaggagagagggacacagaaagtatgacaggaggaaggagagacacacagaaggtACGACagaaggaagtagagagagacacacagaaggtacgacaggaggaaggagagagacacacacagaaggtacgacaggaggaaggagagagagacacagaaggtacgacaggaggaaggagagagagacacacagaaggtacgacaggagggaggagagagagacacacagaatgTACgacaggaaaaagagagagagacacagaaggtacgacaggaggaaggagagagagacagaaggtacgacaggaggaaggagagagagacacagaaggtacgacaggagggaggagagagagacacacagaaggtacgacaggaggaaggagagagagacagaaggtacgacaggaggaaggagagagagacagaaggtacgacaggaggaaggagagagagacacagaaggtacgacaggaggaaggagagagagacacagaaggtacgacaggaggaaggagagagagaaagaaggtacaacaggaggaaggagagagagacacagaaggtacgacaggaggaaggagagagacacacagaaggtacgacaggaggaaggagagagggacacagaaagtacgacaggaggaaggagatagagagacacagaaggtacgacaggaggaaggagagacacacagaaggtACGAcaggaggaagtag